From Cellulomonas oligotrophica, a single genomic window includes:
- a CDS encoding Na+/H+ antiporter subunit A: MLLLLVVHLAAALVAPALIAWLGRRAFWILALAPASAVAWALSWTTQVQAGRGPVQVVEWIPTLGLELSFRLDSLSWLMTLVVGGVGALVLVYCSAYFKEGASGLGRFGGVFTAFAGSMLGLVTADDMLLLFVFWELTTVTSYLLIGHYADRKPSRRAAMQAIVVTTAGGLAMLVGLVVLAHAAGTYSLSAVVADPPEASGVVVVAVACLLAGAATKSALVPFHFWLPAAMAAPTPVSAYLHAAAMVKAGVYLVARFAPAFADLPMWRWTVVVLGSTTLLLGGYRALRQHDLKLVLAFGTVSQLGLIILLVGLGTQATALAGVAMLGAHAMFKASLFLVVGTVDSATGTRDLRRLSGVGRSLPWTATAGGLATASMIGLPPFAGYVAKEAGLEAVLHLEDGAAGWVVLVAFVLGSALTVAYGLRFWWGAFATKPALLTQQATEDGDGGATSTSLAEGGERSAAPASVSRPSLLLMWPALVLAVLGVAVALLPQLGEDVLAPYAATVPAGEPGHLVLWAGLTPALGLTVLILAGGAALFLARDRVERWQARVPTVAEADRVYRRSMRRLDDLAADVTAVTQRGSLPLYLGVILTTWVLGVGTALLTGTSLPTEVRPWDYAAQAAFGVATVASAVLAARARRRLKAVILMGVGGYAVAGMFLLYGAPDLALTQVLVETITLVVLVLVMRRLPPYFSDRPLAASRWVRLALGLAVGLTVAGIALVAPSARVHDPVSTDFATEAYEYGGGKNIVNVTLVDIRAWDTMGEISVLLVAATGVASLVFLSARSGRIFREREAPVDRAVWGGAPDPMAALRRAGDSVMIPGPAGTPDRAQAGTGEPPRGAWASSRAREWLRGGRTLAPQRRSVIFEVVVRLLFHTMIVYSVFLLFSGHNQPGGGFAAGLVTGIALAVRYLAGGRYELGEAAPVQPGVLLGLGLFLSAGVGMLAMLEDGVVLQSAILEFTVPVWGDVKLVTSLFFDIGVYLVVVGLVLDILRSLGAEIDRRAETGEDEVSGDAVGGEELLTTSSTTVADEVRALAVPRGGGDRDDQGDRPGVTP; the protein is encoded by the coding sequence GTGCTGCTGCTGCTCGTCGTGCACCTCGCAGCGGCTCTCGTCGCGCCCGCGCTGATCGCCTGGCTGGGCCGGCGCGCGTTCTGGATCCTGGCGCTCGCCCCCGCGTCTGCCGTGGCCTGGGCGCTGTCGTGGACGACGCAGGTCCAGGCGGGCCGCGGGCCGGTGCAGGTCGTCGAGTGGATCCCCACCCTGGGCCTCGAGCTGTCGTTCCGGCTGGACTCCCTGTCGTGGCTCATGACGCTGGTGGTCGGCGGTGTCGGGGCGCTGGTGCTCGTGTACTGCTCCGCGTACTTCAAGGAGGGCGCGTCGGGCCTCGGACGGTTCGGCGGGGTCTTCACCGCGTTCGCCGGCTCGATGCTCGGCCTCGTCACCGCCGACGACATGCTCCTGCTGTTCGTGTTCTGGGAGCTGACGACCGTCACGTCGTACCTGCTCATCGGGCACTACGCCGACCGCAAGCCGAGCCGGCGCGCGGCCATGCAGGCCATCGTCGTCACCACCGCGGGCGGCCTGGCGATGCTGGTCGGGCTCGTGGTCCTCGCGCACGCGGCTGGCACGTACTCCCTCTCGGCGGTCGTCGCGGACCCCCCGGAGGCGAGCGGCGTGGTCGTCGTCGCGGTCGCGTGCCTGCTCGCCGGTGCCGCGACCAAGTCCGCGCTGGTGCCGTTCCACTTCTGGCTGCCCGCCGCGATGGCCGCGCCGACGCCCGTCAGCGCGTACCTGCACGCCGCCGCCATGGTGAAGGCCGGCGTCTACCTGGTCGCCCGGTTCGCCCCCGCGTTCGCCGACCTGCCCATGTGGCGGTGGACCGTGGTGGTGCTCGGCAGCACCACGCTGCTGCTCGGCGGGTACCGCGCACTGCGGCAGCACGACCTCAAGCTGGTCCTCGCGTTCGGCACCGTCTCCCAGCTCGGGCTGATCATCCTGCTCGTCGGCCTCGGCACCCAGGCGACCGCGCTGGCCGGGGTCGCGATGCTCGGCGCGCACGCCATGTTCAAGGCGTCCCTGTTCCTCGTCGTCGGCACGGTGGACTCCGCGACCGGCACGCGCGACCTGCGGCGCCTGTCCGGCGTCGGCCGCTCCCTGCCGTGGACGGCGACCGCCGGCGGCCTGGCCACCGCCTCGATGATCGGACTGCCGCCGTTCGCCGGGTACGTGGCCAAGGAGGCCGGCCTGGAGGCGGTGCTGCACCTCGAGGACGGCGCCGCCGGGTGGGTCGTGCTCGTCGCCTTCGTGCTGGGCTCCGCGCTGACCGTCGCGTACGGCCTGCGGTTCTGGTGGGGCGCCTTCGCGACCAAGCCCGCGCTGCTCACCCAGCAGGCCACGGAGGACGGTGACGGCGGTGCGACCAGCACGAGCCTCGCCGAGGGCGGCGAGCGCTCAGCCGCTCCCGCGAGCGTGTCCCGCCCGTCGCTCCTGCTCATGTGGCCCGCCCTCGTCCTCGCCGTGCTCGGCGTGGCCGTCGCGCTCCTCCCGCAGCTCGGGGAGGACGTGCTCGCCCCCTACGCCGCCACCGTGCCCGCCGGCGAGCCCGGGCACCTCGTGCTCTGGGCCGGCCTGACGCCCGCGCTCGGGCTGACCGTGCTGATCCTCGCCGGCGGCGCCGCGCTGTTCCTCGCCCGCGACCGTGTCGAGCGCTGGCAGGCCCGGGTGCCCACCGTCGCCGAGGCCGACCGCGTCTACCGGCGCTCGATGCGCCGCCTCGACGACCTGGCCGCCGACGTCACCGCCGTCACCCAGCGCGGCTCCCTGCCCCTGTACCTCGGCGTCATCCTCACCACGTGGGTGCTCGGCGTCGGCACCGCGCTGCTCACCGGCACGTCCCTGCCCACCGAGGTGCGCCCCTGGGACTACGCCGCGCAGGCCGCGTTCGGGGTCGCGACCGTCGCGTCCGCCGTGCTCGCCGCGCGCGCCCGCCGCCGCCTCAAGGCCGTCATCCTCATGGGCGTCGGCGGGTACGCCGTCGCCGGGATGTTCCTGCTCTACGGCGCCCCCGACCTCGCCCTCACGCAGGTGCTCGTCGAGACCATCACGCTCGTCGTGCTCGTCCTCGTCATGCGCCGCCTGCCGCCCTACTTCTCCGACCGGCCCCTGGCCGCGTCCCGGTGGGTGCGCCTGGCCCTCGGGCTCGCCGTCGGCCTCACGGTCGCGGGGATCGCGCTCGTCGCCCCCTCCGCCCGGGTCCACGACCCCGTCTCGACGGACTTCGCCACCGAGGCCTACGAGTACGGCGGCGGCAAGAACATCGTCAACGTCACCCTCGTCGACATCCGCGCGTGGGACACGATGGGCGAGATCTCCGTGCTCCTCGTCGCCGCCACCGGCGTCGCGTCGCTGGTGTTCCTCTCCGCCCGCTCGGGCCGGATCTTCCGCGAGCGCGAGGCCCCCGTCGACCGCGCCGTCTGGGGCGGGGCGCCCGACCCCATGGCCGCGCTGCGCCGCGCCGGCGACTCCGTGATGATCCCCGGGCCCGCCGGCACCCCCGACCGCGCGCAGGCCGGCACGGGCGAGCCCCCGCGCGGTGCGTGGGCCAGCTCCCGCGCCCGGGAGTGGCTGCGCGGCGGCCGCACCCTCGCGCCCCAGCGGCGCTCCGTGATCTTCGAGGTCGTGGTGCGCCTGCTGTTCCACACGATGATCGTCTACTCGGTGTTCCTGCTGTTCTCCGGGCACAACCAGCCCGGCGGCGGGTTCGCGGCGGGCCTGGTCACGGGCATCGCCCTGGCCGTCCGGTACCTCGCGGGCGGGCGGTACGAGCTCGGCGAGGCGGCCCCCGTGCAGCCGGGCGTGCTGCTGGGCCTGGGGCTGTTCCTGTCCGCCGGCGTGGGCATGCTCGCCATGCTGGAGGACGGCGTGGTGCTGCAGTCCGCGATCCTCGAGTTCACCGTGCCGGTGTGGGGCGACGTCAAGCTCGTGACCAGCCTGTTCTTCGACATCGGTGTGTACCTCGTCGTCGTCGGCCTGGTGCTGGACATCCTGCGCAGCCTCGGTGCCGAGATCGACCGGCGGGCCGAGACGGGCGAGGACGAGGTGTCCGGCGATGCGGTCGGCGGCGAGGAGCTCCTGACGACGTCGTCGACGACGGTGGCGGACGAGGTGCGGGCGCTCGCCGTGCCGCGCGGCGGTGGCGACCGGGACGACCAGGGCGACCGGCCGGGGGTGACGCCGTGA